GAAGATGATAAGATTTGGCTTATGAATAAATACCGCACTCTGGATGATACGGTACAAACCCTGGTAATTGAGTCCCAGGAACATTGGGCCGATACCCCTACCTATAGTAAGGAAGAAAATCGCAAAATTTTTCGTTTCACCTTTGATTGTTGGCTAGACATGTTAGGAGACGATCAATTTGAGAGTGTCCTCTTATTTAAAAATTATGGTCCACTTTCCGGCGGATCTTTGCGCCACCCTCACTCACAGATTGTGGGACTGAAGGATAAGGATGGTTATGAAGAAATTAGTCTGGATGCCTTTAAGGGGTTAGAAGTTGGCAAGAAGGGGGAGGTCACCGTTACTCTGTCCACCCAACCGATTATGGGGATGACAGAATTCAATGTTTCGATCGCTGATCTCAACCAGCTGGATGACTTTGCGGATGCGGTCCAAAGCATTGTGACCTATATTTTGACGGATGACTTTAGTTCACGGAGTGGGTCTTACAATCTCTTTTTCTATCCCTTAGGCGGACGCTATTATTGTAAGGTTTTCCCGCGCTTCATTGCTAGCCCTTATTTTATCGGCTTTAAGATTGGCCAGGTTTCCTACCAGGGGCACCTAGAAAAGGTGGTTGCCAAACTCAAAGACTACCTCCCTTTTTAGATAAACTAAAAATGAGCTTTCCCAAGACCGGGGTAAAGCTCATTTTTTATTTGCTAGCACGTTTTGCCTTGTAGGAAGGACACAGGGAGCTGGTAATTGCGGTTAAGGTCGCTATCTGGTTGTTTAATTTTCTTAATTAATAGGTCAGCGATCAGATTGGCGTAATCTTGGATGGGTTGAACAATGGTAGAAAGTTCGGGATGGTAGTTTTGGATAAAACGGCTACCATCATAGCCAATAATTTTTAAGTCGTGGGGGACCTGGAGTCCTAAGTCTTTGGCCGCATCGAGGGTCAGTAGGGCAGTCAGGTCATCAGTACAGAAAATGCCGTCCAGCTGGTCCTTTTTCAGGATACTCTGAATATGTTGAACGGCTATTTTAGGCGACCGCTGCTCCTGGAGTTGGTAAACATAGGCATTCAGCTTTTGGGCTTCGATGACGGAGAGGTAACCTTCCAAACGCTGGTTGGTCGGTGAGGCAGATTTTTG
This genomic window from Aerococcus sp. Group 1 contains:
- a CDS encoding DUF4931 domain-containing protein codes for the protein MGKPLIFHKEIAAQKPENYRNEGAYCPFCDREALTNIFREEDDKIWLMNKYRTLDDTVQTLVIESQEHWADTPTYSKEENRKIFRFTFDCWLDMLGDDQFESVLLFKNYGPLSGGSLRHPHSQIVGLKDKDGYEEISLDAFKGLEVGKKGEVTVTLSTQPIMGMTEFNVSIADLNQLDDFADAVQSIVTYILTDDFSSRSGSYNLFFYPLGGRYYCKVFPRFIASPYFIGFKIGQVSYQGHLEKVVAKLKDYLPF